Proteins encoded together in one Peribacillus asahii window:
- a CDS encoding 2-isopropylmalate synthase produces the protein MMENKRVYFFDTTLRDGEQTPGVNLNQEEKVEIALRLEKLGIDIIEAGFAAASPGDAQAIRAVAQAVSKPMVVSLARTNKEDIDAVINAIGDIDNTGIHIFIATSPIHRERKLGLTKEQVVAKAVESVSYAAKHFKHIEFSCEDSTRTELDFLCEVAEKVIEAGATVLNFPDTVGYTTPEEYIKQFQYIKENTAGIENVRLSCHCHDDLGLALSNSIAAIKAGVTQVEGCINGIGERAGNVALEEVAALLETRKDYYHKETGIDLKEVARTSKLVSRLTGIAIPPNKAVIGGNAFAHSSGIHQDGVIKDKSTYEIMKPESIGFHETKLVLGKLSGRNALKKRYEELGYFVNDEQLREVFKKYKDLADRKKEIFDEDIIALLETQTTKEKHSLYSFKDFSLQILTDNRYRAFVNIVHSDGSLIEGIGEGNGPIDALYKGIDGALQLEDTELVDYKINSISQGKDSIGEVFVKVRKKGSLFQGRAINVDIIVASANAYIDAINRLKTPHENLSKI, from the coding sequence ATGATGGAGAATAAAAGAGTTTATTTTTTTGATACTACATTAAGAGATGGTGAACAAACACCTGGGGTGAATCTTAATCAAGAAGAAAAGGTGGAAATTGCACTACGATTAGAAAAGCTAGGAATCGATATTATTGAGGCGGGATTTGCTGCTGCATCGCCTGGGGACGCACAAGCTATTAGAGCAGTCGCACAAGCTGTTTCTAAACCAATGGTAGTCAGCCTCGCTCGAACAAATAAAGAAGATATTGATGCAGTAATAAATGCTATTGGAGATATTGATAATACAGGTATTCATATTTTTATAGCTACTTCCCCGATTCATCGAGAACGTAAACTAGGATTGACAAAAGAACAAGTAGTAGCCAAAGCGGTCGAAAGTGTCTCTTATGCAGCCAAACATTTTAAACATATTGAATTCTCCTGTGAAGACTCTACACGTACCGAATTAGATTTTCTTTGTGAAGTAGCCGAAAAAGTGATTGAAGCAGGCGCAACTGTGTTGAATTTCCCTGACACAGTCGGTTATACAACTCCTGAAGAATATATCAAGCAATTTCAATATATTAAGGAAAATACAGCAGGAATTGAGAACGTACGCTTAAGCTGTCATTGCCATGATGATCTTGGTTTAGCATTAAGTAATAGTATTGCGGCCATTAAAGCGGGGGTTACACAAGTTGAAGGCTGTATAAATGGGATTGGTGAACGAGCAGGAAATGTAGCTCTTGAAGAAGTAGCTGCTTTATTAGAAACTCGAAAGGATTATTATCATAAAGAAACAGGGATTGATTTGAAAGAAGTGGCTAGAACAAGTAAATTAGTAAGTAGACTTACAGGCATTGCTATTCCTCCTAACAAAGCGGTTATAGGTGGAAATGCGTTTGCTCATTCTTCTGGCATTCATCAGGATGGGGTTATTAAAGATAAATCTACCTACGAAATTATGAAGCCTGAAAGTATTGGTTTTCATGAGACTAAGTTAGTATTAGGCAAACTCTCTGGCAGAAATGCGCTTAAAAAGAGATATGAAGAGCTCGGTTATTTTGTTAATGATGAGCAGCTTAGAGAAGTTTTCAAAAAGTATAAAGATCTTGCCGATCGTAAGAAGGAAATTTTTGATGAGGATATTATCGCTTTGTTAGAAACACAGACGACAAAAGAAAAGCATTCTTTATATTCATTTAAAGACTTTAGTTTACAAATACTTACAGATAATCGATATCGAGCATTCGTTAATATCGTGCATAGCGATGGCTCTTTAATTGAAGGAATTGGTGAAGGAAATGGTCCGATTGATGCTCTTTATAAAGGAATAGATGGTGCTCTTCAGTTAGAAGATACCGAATTAGTTGATTATAAAATCAACTCCATTTCACAAGGAAAAGATTCAATTGGAGAAGTATTTGTTAAAGTTAGAAAGAAAGGATCGTTATTCCAAGGCAGAGCTATTAATGTTGATATTATCGTTGCAAGTGCTAACGCTTATATCGATGCAATTAACAGATTAAAAACCCCACATGAAAATTTATCCAAAATTTAA
- a CDS encoding acyl-CoA dehydrogenase family protein: MSNQTIHKAQASRIYPSNEHLMFRESLRKFVEKEVEPYFTQWEEERLIPRELWLKLGKQGFLCPSVDEKYGGMGVDFGFAAILSEELARVGTGLSGISLHSNVVTPYLSSFGTEEQKKRCLPKFVSGELISAIAMTEPGAGSDLQNISTTAIKDGSDYIVNGQKTFITNGILSDVVLVACKTDPKATPAHRGVSLLLIERGMAGFSRGRKLDKVGMHSQDTAELIFEDVRVPASNLLGEEGKGFLYLMDKLQQERLLTAIGGIVAAEDMLDITLQYVKERQAFGKPISKFQNTQFKLAEIATLVQIGRTFVDDLIVKHMEGQNIVTEVSMAKWWLTDMARRISAECMQLHGGYGYMEEYKIARRYRDAAVAPIYAGSNEIMKIIIAKNLGM, translated from the coding sequence ATGAGTAATCAAACTATTCATAAGGCGCAAGCAAGTCGTATCTATCCTTCTAATGAACATTTAATGTTTCGGGAATCATTAAGAAAATTCGTGGAAAAAGAAGTGGAGCCTTATTTTACACAATGGGAAGAAGAGCGTTTAATACCTCGTGAATTATGGCTCAAACTAGGTAAACAAGGATTTCTTTGTCCTTCAGTCGATGAAAAATATGGAGGTATGGGGGTAGATTTTGGCTTTGCGGCTATTCTATCAGAGGAATTAGCTAGAGTAGGTACGGGACTTAGCGGAATAAGCCTACATAGTAATGTAGTTACTCCCTATCTCTCTTCTTTTGGGACAGAAGAGCAAAAGAAGAGATGCTTACCAAAATTCGTTAGCGGTGAATTGATTTCCGCAATCGCTATGACTGAACCTGGAGCAGGGTCAGATTTGCAAAATATTTCTACGACAGCTATTAAAGATGGTTCTGATTATATTGTCAATGGTCAAAAAACATTTATTACAAACGGAATCCTTTCTGATGTCGTATTAGTAGCCTGTAAAACAGATCCAAAAGCAACTCCTGCGCATCGTGGAGTAAGTCTGTTATTGATAGAAAGAGGAATGGCTGGTTTCTCGAGAGGTAGAAAGCTAGATAAGGTTGGCATGCACAGTCAAGATACAGCTGAATTAATCTTTGAAGATGTACGTGTTCCAGCTTCTAATCTTTTAGGAGAAGAAGGAAAAGGATTTCTTTATTTAATGGATAAATTGCAACAAGAACGCCTTCTCACTGCAATTGGAGGAATCGTTGCTGCAGAAGACATGTTAGACATAACGTTACAATATGTAAAAGAACGCCAAGCTTTTGGCAAACCAATTAGTAAATTTCAAAATACACAATTTAAACTAGCGGAAATTGCTACATTAGTTCAAATAGGTCGTACGTTTGTTGATGATTTAATTGTCAAGCATATGGAAGGTCAAAATATTGTTACGGAGGTATCTATGGCAAAATGGTGGCTTACTGACATGGCTAGACGTATTTCCGCAGAATGTATGCAGCTGCATGGCGGGTATGGCTATATGGAGGAATATAAGATTGCTAGAAGATACCGTGACGCAGCTGTCGCCCCTATTTATGCCGGATCGAATGAAATTATGAAGATTATTATCGCTAAGAACTTAGGAATGTAA
- a CDS encoding CaiB/BaiF CoA transferase family protein, with protein MQALEGIKVLDLSRTLAGPFSTMMLGDMGADIIKVEQPSVGDETRRFTPPTWNGESCYYLSSNRNKRSITIDLKSPEGRDIIYKLVKEADVLVENFRTGTMEKLGYGYEQLKEINPRLIYCSISGFGRSGPEKNRPGYDLLLQGFSGLMSVTGDPERPPVKTGTSTVDINTGMFAAFGIVTALFAREKSGRGQFIDTSLLDSQVAILNYLATNFFATGQVAQRYGSGHPTIVPYQAFQAKDMDIILAVANDRLWEKCCKGFEWNDLLEDSRFKINDDRVANRELLVEMINERLSKMESKEIFERMEHAGVPCGPIHTIDQIMTHPHVIAREMVLEIEHPIVKNLKVPGFPIKFSETPAQLKKHPPLLGEHTHEVLLELGYSKKEIANLEQGKII; from the coding sequence TTGCAAGCTTTAGAGGGAATCAAAGTATTAGATTTATCAAGAACATTAGCAGGTCCATTTAGTACGATGATGTTAGGTGATATGGGAGCAGATATTATTAAAGTAGAACAGCCATCTGTAGGTGATGAAACAAGAAGATTTACCCCACCTACATGGAACGGTGAAAGTTGCTACTATCTCTCATCCAATCGAAATAAACGTAGTATTACAATTGATTTAAAATCTCCAGAAGGTAGAGACATTATATATAAATTAGTAAAAGAAGCAGATGTGCTAGTCGAAAACTTTAGAACAGGAACTATGGAGAAATTAGGATACGGCTATGAACAATTAAAAGAAATAAATCCGCGATTAATTTACTGTTCGATTTCTGGATTTGGGCGTTCCGGACCTGAAAAGAACAGGCCAGGTTATGATCTATTATTACAAGGATTCAGCGGCTTAATGAGTGTAACCGGAGATCCCGAACGGCCGCCGGTGAAGACGGGAACTTCCACTGTGGATATTAATACAGGTATGTTTGCAGCATTTGGAATTGTAACTGCGCTATTTGCTAGAGAGAAAAGCGGGAGAGGACAATTCATTGATACTAGTTTACTAGATAGTCAGGTCGCTATTTTAAATTATTTAGCTACTAATTTTTTTGCTACTGGACAAGTAGCGCAACGATATGGATCAGGGCATCCGACAATTGTTCCTTATCAAGCTTTTCAAGCAAAGGACATGGATATTATATTAGCGGTAGCGAATGATAGATTGTGGGAAAAGTGCTGTAAAGGCTTTGAATGGAATGACTTATTAGAGGATTCTAGATTTAAAATAAACGATGATCGAGTAGCTAATCGCGAATTACTTGTTGAAATGATTAATGAACGTCTATCCAAAATGGAAAGCAAGGAGATTTTTGAAAGAATGGAACACGCCGGAGTACCGTGTGGACCTATTCATACTATTGATCAAATCATGACTCACCCACATGTAATCGCAAGAGAGATGGTCCTCGAAATTGAACATCCTATTGTCAAAAATTTAAAAGTTCCTGGATTTCCAATTAAATTTTCTGAAACCCCTGCACAATTAAAAAAACATCCTCCTTTACTAGGAGAGCATACGCACGAAGTATTACTAGAATTAGGCTATTCAAAAAAGGAAATTGCGAATTTGGAACAAGGGAAGATTATTTAA
- a CDS encoding PaaI family thioesterase has protein sequence MLVESMEDMRQIYENSPFNNFLGIKLEKFEEGSVVYSLKVTPAHLNVNQGVHGGVYFSILDSVMGATIRTVIKQSIVTVNVTINYFAPVKNGETMIARANVIQHGKSIMTAEGIIEDSNGQLLAKATGTFKRIRNR, from the coding sequence GTGCTAGTGGAATCAATGGAAGATATGAGACAAATTTATGAAAACAGCCCTTTTAATAATTTTTTGGGCATCAAATTAGAAAAATTCGAGGAAGGCTCTGTCGTTTATTCTCTTAAAGTTACTCCGGCCCATTTAAATGTGAATCAAGGAGTACATGGAGGAGTGTATTTTAGTATTCTCGATTCAGTGATGGGGGCAACTATTCGTACAGTCATTAAACAATCTATTGTGACAGTGAATGTGACTATTAATTATTTTGCTCCAGTTAAAAATGGGGAAACTATGATTGCAAGAGCTAATGTTATTCAGCATGGAAAAAGCATTATGACTGCTGAAGGAATAATTGAAGATTCTAATGGTCAATTATTAGCGAAGGCAACTGGCACCTTTAAAAGAATAAGAAACCGTTGA
- the dctP gene encoding TRAP transporter substrate-binding protein DctP: MTKKRLLIFTTIMTTLSLLIAGCSASTTNSSEKEEDKKVTLKLASYFADTSPIYTAVTKPWMERVTELTEGKVEFQYFPSEQLGKAQDLLKLTKDGVADISIYPANYFPDNMPYSHMIAGLPNLSETSNQGTLAYRDSLQESSTLLEKDYLNNGVRPVLTHVSPPNEIWTTGEEVRVPEDLKGLKVKTAGGITSEMYKFMGAVPVTISHGETYEALDKGVIQAANYYSMAVKSSGAEEILNYGVFPHVGSVIHGLVVNEKVWQGLSEDTQKAMIQAGEEIMEAAGEIYKEETNKFNEEFVKNGGTIAELTKKEQEEWTKVTEEFNQSWLDKNKSDGHSYEKVLNLYKEKLEKYK, translated from the coding sequence ATGACGAAAAAGAGGCTTTTAATTTTCACAACGATTATGACTACTCTTTCTCTGCTAATAGCAGGCTGTAGTGCAAGTACTACAAACAGCTCAGAAAAAGAGGAGGACAAAAAAGTTACTTTGAAATTAGCGTCTTATTTTGCTGATACATCTCCTATTTATACAGCGGTAACAAAACCTTGGATGGAAAGAGTGACAGAGTTAACTGAAGGAAAAGTTGAATTTCAATATTTCCCTAGCGAACAATTAGGGAAAGCTCAAGATCTCTTGAAGTTAACGAAGGATGGTGTGGCTGATATTAGTATCTATCCAGCTAACTATTTCCCAGATAACATGCCTTATAGTCATATGATAGCAGGTCTTCCGAATCTTAGTGAGACATCAAATCAAGGAACTCTCGCTTATCGTGACTCGTTGCAAGAAAGCTCGACATTATTAGAAAAGGATTACTTAAATAATGGAGTTAGACCTGTTTTGACTCATGTATCTCCTCCGAACGAAATTTGGACAACAGGGGAGGAAGTTCGTGTACCAGAAGATTTAAAAGGCTTGAAGGTGAAAACAGCAGGAGGCATTACGAGTGAGATGTATAAATTTATGGGAGCAGTCCCTGTTACAATCTCTCATGGAGAAACGTATGAAGCTCTTGATAAAGGAGTTATCCAAGCGGCTAATTACTACTCTATGGCTGTAAAAAGTTCTGGTGCAGAAGAAATTCTTAATTATGGAGTTTTTCCACATGTTGGATCTGTTATACACGGATTAGTAGTTAATGAAAAGGTTTGGCAAGGACTCTCTGAGGATACACAGAAAGCGATGATTCAAGCGGGAGAAGAGATTATGGAAGCAGCAGGAGAAATTTATAAGGAAGAAACGAATAAATTCAATGAGGAGTTCGTAAAAAACGGCGGAACGATAGCAGAATTAACAAAGAAAGAACAAGAGGAATGGACAAAGGTAACAGAAGAATTTAATCAATCTTGGTTAGACAAGAATAAATCTGATGGCCATTCGTATGAAAAAGTACTAAATCTGTATAAAGAAAAACTAGAAAAATATAAGTAA
- a CDS encoding class I adenylate-forming enzyme family protein, whose translation MDQLKVSLSQQLLIGEALKCAAHNVPERVAFVYGHQRLTYQELLKRASHLSRWLREQGIGRNDKVGCLFKNGIPFVELYFGTSLNGNVFVPVNFRLVASEIEYIVNNSDVKILFIEEEFIETIRPIIDKLPQLQMIVIVDTVEKELDFDAISYETIFKNPVGYQNIEILNDEDAHVIIYTSGTTGRPKGAVLTHKNLYINGMNKLYHNSSPKGTTHLVIPPLFHIAALSLLVQNCLTEGTIVLHREFEPVNILETIQSEKINSMFLVPAMWNFLFQVPNLLDYDLSSMKNCSLGGAICPVEIKKRIMTVFKNANVYEAFGQTEMSPSTTYLYGEDSLRKNKTASVGKPSINVRIRIVDDEMNDVPVGEVGEIVYQGPTVMKEYYKNIEATKEAFKGGWFHSGDLVRMDEDGYIYVVDRKKDMIISGGENIYPKELEEVLYRHPDILEAAVIGIPDSRWGETVKAYIVLKPGKQLTKEQVIEFCKQHIASYKKPRIIEFIDSLPRNAAGKVLKTVLRSNAQENKVH comes from the coding sequence ATGGATCAATTAAAAGTTTCTTTATCTCAACAGCTACTTATTGGAGAGGCGTTAAAATGTGCTGCACATAATGTACCCGAGAGAGTCGCTTTTGTATATGGACATCAACGATTAACTTATCAAGAACTACTTAAACGTGCTTCTCATTTATCAAGATGGCTCCGAGAACAAGGAATCGGCAGGAATGACAAAGTGGGTTGTCTATTTAAAAACGGAATTCCCTTTGTAGAATTATATTTCGGGACGAGTTTAAATGGAAATGTCTTTGTTCCAGTTAATTTCCGTTTAGTTGCTAGCGAAATTGAATATATTGTAAATAACTCAGATGTGAAAATATTATTTATTGAAGAAGAATTTATTGAGACCATCCGCCCGATAATAGATAAGCTTCCGCAACTCCAAATGATTGTAATAGTAGATACTGTAGAGAAAGAACTTGATTTCGATGCTATCTCATATGAAACCATTTTTAAAAATCCTGTAGGTTATCAAAATATAGAGATATTAAATGATGAAGATGCCCATGTCATTATCTATACATCTGGAACGACTGGAAGGCCGAAAGGAGCAGTGCTGACACATAAAAATCTTTATATTAATGGTATGAACAAGCTATATCATAATTCTTCACCAAAAGGAACAACACATTTAGTAATTCCTCCTCTTTTCCATATAGCAGCGTTATCTCTTTTAGTACAAAATTGTCTAACGGAAGGTACGATTGTTCTTCATCGAGAATTCGAACCCGTAAACATCCTTGAAACCATTCAAAGTGAAAAAATCAATTCGATGTTCTTAGTCCCAGCAATGTGGAACTTTTTGTTCCAAGTTCCTAATCTATTAGATTATGACTTAAGTTCAATGAAAAATTGCTCGTTGGGCGGGGCTATTTGTCCTGTTGAAATAAAGAAACGCATTATGACAGTATTTAAAAACGCTAACGTATATGAAGCTTTTGGGCAAACGGAAATGAGCCCATCTACAACCTATTTGTATGGTGAAGATTCTCTTCGCAAGAATAAAACAGCGTCTGTTGGAAAACCATCTATTAATGTTCGAATTCGGATTGTAGATGATGAGATGAATGATGTACCTGTAGGAGAAGTCGGAGAAATTGTGTATCAAGGGCCAACTGTGATGAAGGAATACTATAAAAATATTGAAGCAACGAAAGAAGCTTTTAAAGGGGGATGGTTCCATAGCGGTGATTTAGTTCGGATGGATGAAGATGGCTATATTTATGTAGTCGATCGTAAAAAGGACATGATTATTAGCGGTGGCGAAAATATTTATCCTAAAGAACTTGAAGAAGTGCTCTATCGTCATCCCGACATTTTAGAAGCGGCTGTAATCGGCATTCCAGATTCAAGATGGGGAGAAACGGTTAAAGCATACATTGTATTAAAACCTGGAAAGCAATTAACGAAAGAACAAGTTATTGAATTTTGTAAGCAGCATATCGCCTCCTACAAGAAACCACGAATAATCGAATTTATAGATTCCCTTCCAAGAAATGCAGCCGGCAAAGTATTAAAAACGGTTTTACGCTCAAATGCTCAAGAAAATAAGGTTCATTAA
- a CDS encoding SDR family NAD(P)-dependent oxidoreductase, translating to MNLNLKNKVAIVTGGSKGIGFATALLLAKEGADVAICGRDITKLQEASAIIKEATGREVYYASKDVSIKSDCEEFVRETAKHFGGVDILINNAGQSSAHSFELVNEEMWRADLNLKLFAAIFCSNASIPYMKERGGGAILNVTATIAKTAPASSLPTSVSRAAGMTLTNAMSKDLAKYNIRVNTVCIGLIRSEQIERKWKRDYGHLSWEEFSKLSSHKIPLGRIGETDEAANVISFLVSDAASYVTGTSVNIDGGKGEAL from the coding sequence ATGAACTTAAACTTGAAAAATAAGGTCGCAATAGTAACAGGCGGCAGTAAGGGGATTGGCTTTGCAACAGCCTTATTATTAGCAAAAGAAGGGGCTGACGTTGCTATTTGTGGAAGAGATATAACGAAATTGCAAGAGGCCTCAGCAATCATTAAAGAGGCAACCGGAAGAGAGGTATATTATGCTTCAAAAGATGTGTCTATAAAGAGTGATTGTGAGGAGTTTGTTAGGGAGACGGCGAAGCATTTTGGCGGGGTTGATATATTAATTAACAATGCTGGTCAAAGCTCTGCACATTCATTTGAACTGGTTAATGAAGAAATGTGGAGAGCAGATCTAAATTTAAAACTATTTGCCGCAATCTTTTGTTCGAATGCTTCGATCCCGTATATGAAAGAAAGAGGGGGTGGAGCAATTTTAAATGTCACAGCAACAATCGCTAAAACAGCTCCTGCTTCATCACTACCAACGAGTGTGAGCAGAGCAGCAGGAATGACTTTAACAAATGCAATGAGCAAAGATTTAGCTAAATATAATATACGAGTGAACACAGTTTGTATTGGATTAATTAGAAGTGAGCAAATAGAAAGAAAGTGGAAAAGAGATTATGGTCATTTGTCGTGGGAGGAGTTTTCGAAATTGTCTTCCCATAAAATCCCGTTAGGAAGAATTGGCGAAACGGATGAGGCAGCTAATGTGATTAGTTTCTTAGTATCGGATGCTGCATCATACGTCACAGGTACCTCCGTCAATATTGATGGGGGGAAAGGAGAGGCTTTATAA